From Pan troglodytes isolate AG18354 chromosome 11, NHGRI_mPanTro3-v2.0_pri, whole genome shotgun sequence, the proteins below share one genomic window:
- the LOC100615747 gene encoding uncharacterized protein ARRDC1-AS1, translating to MEFHYVAQADLELLTSSNPPASASQSTGITGGSHRARPGPVHFIDKVTDKPSHSHPFALKENWNLNPEPCSPPPPLFLEAPSRQASQHHGASPGAGTSAGCPFGKCCSTEPCLSGLGDVGRGEAASLRARPGSGASRGRGPGSRVSCRRDLGKPFHVPAGFSAGEVHTTPPGNLGA from the coding sequence atggagtttcactatgttgcccaggctgatctggaactcctgacctcaagcaatccacctgcctcagcctcccaaagtactgggattacaggagggagccaccgtgcccggcctggtcctgtgcattttatagataaggtaaCTGACAAACCTAGCCACAGTCACCCCTTCGCCCTAAAGGagaactggaatttgaacccagagccTTGTTCACCACCACCTCCGTTGTTTCTGGAAGCACCCTCCAGGCAGGCCAGCCAGCATCACGGGGCCTCCCCTGGGGCTGGAACGTCTGCAGGATGCCCCTTTGGGAAATGCTGTTCCACAGAACCCTGCCTTTCAGGCCTTGGAGACGTGGGCAGGGGAGAAGCAGCGTCCCTCAGAGCCAGGCCTGGCAGTGGTGCCAGCAGGGGCCGAGGCCCAGGGAGCAGGGTCTCCTGTCGGAGGGACCTGGGCAAGCCCTTCCACGTGCCAGCGGGTTTCTCAGCAGGGGAGGTCCACACCACACCGCCTGGGAACCTGGGTGCCTAA